A DNA window from Streptomyces bacillaris contains the following coding sequences:
- a CDS encoding DHA2 family efflux MFS transporter permease subunit encodes MSGLLIRPRIRPRVAVVLVYTAAMCMNGLDSTIVNPALYTIAGDFGRPLSAANTVETAFLVALAVGLPVAGWLGDRFGTKRVFLGALTAFTIASAVCGLAPDLDTLVVARAVQGLAGGLLTPVGMTLLFRAFPPHERMKLAKVLIVPTALMPALGPPLGGLLTEHLSWHWLFFVNVPIGTAAVLLGVFGLREHVEGPEGKFDTVGFWLATPALGLLTYALGFGPSQGWTRPAVAVSAALGSVLLLAAVLHQVRAKTPLLKLRLLADRVYGSASALAGVTAAGLMGVLFVFPLLYQASLGASALDAGLSVFPEAVGLMLASQVVDRLLPRLGPRLLTVPALLVAAAVFATLAIPGVAENAWSVRGLMFLIGLVLGTAVLTVQISGFESIGPADMGQAMGLFQIVRTLGGALGIAACAAVIGGGHVTEAAADPGPYRTAVWVTAGLVALGAVMALRLPREAPQPPPFDDEDAPPPGEGLAADEAPAVKG; translated from the coding sequence GTGAGCGGGCTGCTGATCCGGCCCCGGATACGTCCCCGGGTCGCCGTCGTCCTCGTCTACACGGCCGCCATGTGCATGAACGGCCTGGACTCGACGATCGTGAACCCGGCGCTCTACACGATCGCGGGCGACTTCGGCCGCCCGCTGTCGGCCGCCAACACCGTGGAGACGGCCTTCCTGGTCGCGCTCGCGGTGGGGCTGCCGGTGGCGGGGTGGCTGGGCGACCGGTTCGGGACGAAGCGGGTGTTCCTCGGCGCGCTGACCGCGTTCACGATCGCCTCGGCGGTCTGCGGTCTGGCGCCCGATCTCGACACGCTCGTCGTCGCCAGGGCCGTACAGGGCCTGGCCGGTGGGCTGTTGACGCCGGTCGGGATGACGCTGCTGTTCCGGGCGTTCCCGCCGCACGAGCGGATGAAGCTGGCCAAGGTGCTGATCGTGCCGACGGCGCTGATGCCCGCGCTCGGTCCGCCGCTGGGCGGGCTGCTCACCGAACACCTCTCCTGGCACTGGCTGTTCTTCGTGAACGTGCCGATCGGCACGGCGGCGGTGCTGCTGGGCGTCTTCGGGCTGCGCGAGCATGTCGAGGGCCCGGAGGGGAAGTTCGACACGGTCGGCTTCTGGCTGGCCACTCCGGCGCTGGGGCTGCTGACGTACGCGCTCGGCTTCGGCCCGTCCCAGGGCTGGACCCGGCCCGCCGTCGCCGTCAGCGCGGCCCTCGGCTCGGTCCTGCTGCTGGCGGCGGTGCTGCACCAGGTGCGGGCGAAGACGCCGCTGCTGAAGCTGCGGCTGCTCGCGGACCGGGTGTACGGGTCGGCGTCCGCGCTGGCCGGGGTCACGGCTGCCGGGCTGATGGGGGTGCTGTTCGTCTTCCCGCTGCTCTACCAGGCGAGCCTGGGCGCCTCGGCGCTGGACGCCGGGCTGAGCGTCTTCCCGGAGGCGGTGGGGCTGATGCTGGCCTCGCAGGTGGTGGACCGGCTGCTCCCCCGGCTCGGCCCCCGGCTGCTGACCGTCCCGGCGCTGCTGGTCGCAGCGGCCGTCTTCGCCACGCTGGCGATTCCCGGCGTGGCGGAGAACGCGTGGAGCGTGCGCGGGCTGATGTTCCTGATCGGCCTGGTGCTGGGGACGGCGGTGCTCACCGTGCAGATCTCCGGCTTCGAGTCGATCGGGCCCGCGGACATGGGGCAGGCGATGGGCCTGTTCCAGATCGTCCGCACCCTCGGCGGGGCGCTGGGCATCGCCGCCTGTGCGGCGGTGATCGGCGGCGGCCACGTGACGGAGGCCGCCGCCGACCCGGGCCCGTACCGCACGGCGGTCTGGGTCACGGCGGGGCTCGTCGCGCTCGGGGCGGTGATGGCGCTGCGGCTGCCACGTGAGGCTCCGCAGCCACCGCCGTTCGACGACGAGGACGCGCCGCCGCCGGGCGAGGGCCTGGCGGCGGACGAGGCTCCGGCCGTCAAGGGCTGA
- a CDS encoding MbtH family protein: MSDAPANPFDADGEFLVLTNDEGQHSLWPLFAAVPAGWSTAHGPCARQEALDWIGAHWSGPLAAR, encoded by the coding sequence ATGAGTGACGCACCCGCCAACCCCTTCGACGCGGACGGGGAGTTCCTCGTCCTGACCAACGACGAGGGCCAGCACTCGCTGTGGCCGCTCTTCGCGGCGGTGCCCGCCGGCTGGTCGACGGCGCACGGCCCGTGCGCCCGCCAGGAGGCGCTGGACTGGATCGGCGCCCACTGGTCCGGCCCCCTCGCCGCCCGGTGA
- a CDS encoding amino acid adenylation domain-containing protein, with protein MHERPNRPTSSSAAHPGGPPSRALPLLTSQSGIYYAHQLAPLGTELNTADCVEIAGPLDADLFTEALVRTVGEADTLALRISEADGTPVQHVVHGEPVVHRLDLTPERAEAWMREDLARPVDLASADGLMTQALIHVGEDRHWWYQRVHHIAVDAYALSLIGQRVAELYTAAVTQEPAPEGRFAPLSELTDDETAYLSGEEYAADRAFWAGRMAGYAPEAAPVNPEAPAGGALLHRITDLPASTLDRLSEAARAARATWAELIVAATAGHLHRLTGTEDVVLGLPLTNRRGPAALRTPAMAVNVLPLRIAVRPQDTGAELLRRIVLEIREVRRRQRYPQADLRRDLALESADAPLTGPMVNIKAFDTALDFAGLPGTVRNLAAGPVESLAVGAAPGPDGGLRLTLDANPAAYGEADLAAHERSWLRYLDGLTELLLTDPDRPVASVDLLTDDEVREATAGRTEPAPVLTFPQTFTAQAALTPGAVAVRSTLAGTFRGALPETDAAGTALTYAELDAASDRLAHLLAGLGTPGAGQARTGATVALALPRTADMVVALLAVLKAGLVCQPLDLGHPAARTLAVLEDARPVAVIGTAETLAALPPHGVATVALDEPATAEALAACPDGPPATGPAPADPAYLIHTSGSTGRPKGVLVGHAALANLGVGHLTDHIAPAVARTGRERLRVAHSASFAFDASWDPLLWMVHGHELHLLDDAAYRDPAVLSAYVDSHRVDYLDVTPSYAEALIAEGLLDEGRHHPAHVVVGGEAVPLALWERLTAAEDVHPVNLYGPTETTVDAYYWLPGESADRPEGRPVRGSRVYVLDSSLRPVPAGVTGELYVAGPCLALGYLGRPDLTAERFVADPFGALHGTPGGRMYRTGDLVRRREDHTLEFLGRSDDQVKIRGFRIELGEIQARLAAHPQVAAAAVIARETGHGKRLLAYAVPEKGDTAPTPNALRDHLAAALPEHMVPATVTLLDALPRTANDKLDHRALPDPEPLSAAIGAEVVGESGPHTEIVRGLYADVLGIAEPPAADAGFLDLGGHSLLAARLAARVREHFGVPFSIADVFRHSSPAAVAAQVRTRSGAATASVPLSPVPRTGPLPLSPAQQRLWFLHRLEGPSPTYNIPLVLSVNGPLDRDALQLALHDLVDRHETLRTVYPPTDNGSGADGDGTPHQVILPPGHEAARPVLRLAEPGSDLTEAVRYCFDLAAEPPLRTVLFSDGPDHHTLLLLLHHIAGDGASTTPLARDLATAYTARLAGGAPEFTPLTGQYVDHAARLQEVLGSPAEPTPLAEAQLAHWREALAGLPDQLELPTDRPRPPVATSAGDTVPFALDAATHEALRRLAREHGATVFMTVQAGLAAVLTRHGCGTDIPLGTPVAGRDDDTTAGLVGFFTNTVVLRTDTSGDPGFGVLLDRVRATTLAAYEHDALPFDHLVEALNPPRSLARHPLFQVMLAWQSIADGPAAFGPDATARLAAVPSGTAKFDLTLNAGELAGGGIAGFLEFRTDLFDRTTAQALADRLARLLTAAATEPETPVGLLPVLGADEVHRALVEANGVPADRPVPLTLAEVYEVAARRHPERVAVSCAGDSLTYAQLSSRAQSLARLLAARDIGPGSIVALALPRSLDLVAGLLAVSLSGAAYLPMDPDYPADRLAYMLADARPAALITDAATADRLPAHDLPLITVDEAAGFPDGPLSQSDRTRPLSPQDPAYVIYTSGSTGRPKGVVVTQHNVTRLMTATEHWFAFGPEDVWTLFHSYAFDFSVWELWGALLYGGRVVVVPHLTSRDPQAFLRLLADEQVTVLNQTPSAFYQLAAADREAPGHELALRYVVFGGEALELGRLADWYTRHGENAPTLVNMYGITETTVHVSYLALDRATAASAVSSTIGVNIPDLRVYVLDDRLQPVPPGVTGEMYVAGQGVALGYLGRPDLTAGRFVADPFAHLFGESGTRMYRSGDLARRRTDGALEYFGRGDQQVKIRGFRVEPGEIEAVLAAHPEVADVAVVVREDVPGDKRLVGYVVPAPGSEPVPAALREHAAATLPVHMVPSAVVVLERLPLTGNGKLDRKALPAPGVPVGGGGRAPRTVREEQLCSIFAEVLGLPAAGVEDNFFDLGGHSLLAVRLAGRIRSAFGIEVSIGTVFQAPTPAALDAALDVSREDDPLDVLLPLRPARPGDRAPVHCVHPAGGLSWCYAGLIRHLPADVPIYGLQAQGVGEATADEPLPTTLEELAAHYASRIREVQPEGPYRLLGWSTGGIIAHAIAAVLQEAGQEVELLAILDAYPAEGFRDLPVPDQAEALESLLTMGGYGPESLGDKELTTANVVEVLRREGSPLAALSAAKIEALGEVYLNTNDLVRAYDHRVFQGDVLFFRATVDTIDDTLTPETWTPYVSGRIDNTNVACSHKDMTLPEPIAHIARVVADRLTELEK; from the coding sequence ATGCATGAGCGTCCGAACCGCCCGACCAGCTCTTCGGCAGCGCACCCCGGCGGCCCTCCCTCCCGAGCGCTGCCCCTCCTGACCTCCCAGTCGGGGATCTACTACGCGCACCAACTGGCCCCGCTCGGCACGGAGCTGAACACGGCCGACTGCGTGGAGATCGCCGGGCCGCTCGACGCCGACCTGTTCACCGAGGCCCTGGTGCGGACGGTGGGCGAGGCGGACACGCTGGCCCTGCGGATCTCCGAGGCGGACGGCACCCCGGTGCAGCACGTCGTCCACGGCGAACCCGTCGTCCACCGGCTCGACCTGACGCCGGAGCGGGCCGAGGCCTGGATGCGGGAGGACCTGGCCCGGCCGGTGGACCTCGCCTCCGCCGACGGGCTGATGACCCAGGCGCTGATCCACGTGGGCGAGGACCGCCACTGGTGGTACCAGCGGGTCCACCACATAGCCGTCGACGCCTACGCCCTCTCGCTCATCGGGCAGCGGGTCGCCGAGCTGTACACGGCCGCCGTCACCCAGGAGCCCGCGCCCGAGGGCCGGTTCGCCCCGCTGAGCGAGCTGACCGACGACGAGACGGCGTATCTGTCCGGCGAGGAGTACGCGGCGGACCGCGCCTTCTGGGCCGGGCGGATGGCCGGGTACGCCCCCGAGGCCGCACCCGTGAACCCCGAGGCCCCGGCCGGCGGCGCACTCCTCCACCGGATCACCGACCTCCCCGCGAGCACCCTCGACCGGCTCTCCGAGGCGGCCCGGGCCGCCAGGGCGACCTGGGCCGAGCTGATCGTCGCCGCCACCGCCGGGCATCTGCACCGGCTCACCGGCACCGAGGACGTGGTGCTGGGCCTGCCGCTCACCAACCGGCGCGGCCCGGCCGCCCTGCGCACCCCGGCCATGGCGGTGAACGTCCTGCCGCTGCGCATCGCCGTACGCCCGCAGGACACCGGCGCCGAGCTGCTGCGCCGGATCGTGCTGGAGATCCGCGAGGTCCGCCGCCGCCAGCGCTACCCGCAGGCCGACCTGCGCCGCGATCTGGCCCTGGAGTCGGCCGACGCCCCGCTGACCGGCCCGATGGTCAACATCAAGGCCTTCGACACCGCCCTGGACTTCGCCGGGCTCCCCGGCACCGTACGCAACCTCGCCGCGGGGCCCGTGGAGAGCCTGGCGGTCGGCGCGGCCCCGGGGCCCGACGGTGGCCTGCGGCTGACGCTGGACGCCAACCCGGCCGCGTACGGCGAAGCGGACCTCGCCGCCCACGAACGGTCCTGGCTGCGCTACCTCGACGGCCTGACCGAGCTGCTGCTCACCGACCCGGACCGGCCCGTCGCCTCGGTGGACCTGCTCACCGACGACGAGGTGCGCGAGGCCACGGCGGGCCGCACCGAGCCGGCCCCCGTCCTGACGTTCCCGCAGACGTTCACCGCGCAGGCCGCGCTGACGCCCGGAGCCGTCGCCGTACGCTCCACCCTCGCGGGCACGTTCCGGGGGGCGCTCCCGGAGACGGACGCGGCCGGGACCGCCCTCACCTACGCCGAGCTGGACGCCGCCTCCGACCGGCTGGCCCACCTGCTGGCCGGGCTCGGGACGCCCGGAGCGGGTCAGGCGCGGACCGGTGCCACGGTGGCGCTCGCGCTGCCCCGCACCGCCGACATGGTGGTGGCCCTGCTCGCCGTGCTCAAGGCGGGCCTGGTCTGCCAGCCGCTGGACCTCGGCCACCCCGCCGCCCGGACACTGGCCGTCCTGGAGGACGCCCGGCCCGTCGCCGTCATCGGCACGGCCGAGACCCTGGCCGCGCTCCCGCCGCACGGCGTGGCCACGGTGGCGCTCGACGAGCCCGCCACGGCCGAGGCGCTGGCCGCCTGCCCGGACGGCCCGCCCGCCACCGGGCCCGCGCCCGCGGACCCCGCCTATCTCATCCACACCTCCGGCTCCACCGGCCGCCCCAAGGGCGTCCTCGTCGGCCACGCCGCCCTGGCCAACCTCGGCGTCGGCCACCTCACCGACCACATCGCCCCGGCCGTCGCCCGCACCGGCCGGGAGCGGCTGCGGGTCGCGCACAGCGCCTCGTTCGCCTTCGACGCCTCCTGGGACCCGCTGCTGTGGATGGTCCACGGCCATGAGCTGCATCTGCTGGACGACGCCGCCTACCGGGACCCCGCGGTCCTGTCCGCGTACGTCGACAGCCACCGTGTCGACTATCTCGACGTCACCCCCTCCTACGCCGAAGCGCTCATCGCCGAAGGCCTGCTGGACGAGGGGCGCCACCACCCCGCCCATGTGGTCGTCGGCGGCGAGGCCGTACCCCTGGCCCTCTGGGAGCGGCTGACCGCCGCCGAGGACGTCCACCCGGTCAACCTCTACGGCCCCACCGAGACGACCGTCGACGCCTACTACTGGCTGCCCGGCGAGTCCGCCGACCGGCCCGAGGGCAGACCCGTGCGGGGATCGCGGGTCTATGTCCTGGACTCCTCCCTGCGTCCCGTGCCCGCCGGGGTGACCGGTGAGCTGTACGTCGCCGGGCCCTGCCTGGCCCTCGGCTACCTGGGCCGCCCCGACCTGACCGCCGAGCGGTTCGTCGCGGACCCGTTCGGCGCGCTCCACGGCACCCCCGGCGGCCGGATGTACCGCACCGGGGACCTGGTGCGCCGCCGCGAGGACCACACCCTGGAGTTCCTCGGCCGCAGCGACGACCAGGTCAAGATCCGCGGCTTCCGCATCGAACTCGGGGAGATCCAGGCCCGGCTGGCCGCCCACCCGCAGGTCGCGGCCGCCGCCGTCATCGCCCGGGAGACCGGGCACGGCAAGCGCCTCCTCGCCTACGCCGTCCCGGAGAAGGGCGACACGGCCCCCACTCCGAACGCCCTGCGCGACCACCTGGCCGCCGCGCTGCCCGAGCACATGGTCCCCGCGACCGTGACGCTGCTGGACGCCCTCCCCCGGACCGCCAACGACAAGCTGGACCACCGCGCCCTGCCCGACCCCGAACCGCTCTCCGCCGCCATCGGCGCGGAGGTCGTCGGCGAGAGCGGGCCGCACACCGAGATCGTGCGCGGGCTCTACGCCGACGTGCTCGGTATCGCGGAGCCCCCGGCCGCCGACGCGGGCTTCCTGGACCTCGGCGGGCACTCCCTGCTCGCCGCCCGGCTGGCCGCCCGCGTCCGCGAGCACTTCGGCGTCCCGTTCTCCATAGCCGACGTCTTCCGCCACTCCTCCCCCGCGGCCGTCGCCGCGCAGGTGCGCACCCGCAGTGGCGCGGCCACCGCGTCCGTACCGCTCTCCCCCGTGCCCCGCACCGGTCCCCTCCCGCTCTCCCCGGCCCAGCAGCGGCTGTGGTTCCTCCACCGCCTCGAAGGGCCCAGCCCGACCTACAACATCCCACTCGTGCTCAGCGTCAACGGCCCTCTCGACCGGGACGCCCTCCAGCTCGCCCTGCACGATCTGGTGGACCGTCACGAGACACTCAGAACGGTATATCCGCCCACTGACAACGGGTCCGGAGCCGACGGCGACGGCACCCCCCACCAGGTGATCCTTCCGCCGGGCCATGAGGCGGCCCGCCCGGTGCTGCGCCTCGCGGAGCCCGGCAGCGACCTCACCGAGGCCGTGCGGTACTGCTTCGACCTGGCCGCCGAGCCGCCGCTGCGCACGGTCCTCTTCAGCGACGGGCCCGACCACCACACCCTGCTCCTGCTGCTCCACCACATCGCGGGCGACGGCGCCTCCACCACTCCCCTGGCCCGCGACCTGGCCACCGCCTACACCGCCCGTCTCGCGGGCGGCGCGCCGGAGTTCACGCCGCTGACCGGGCAGTACGTCGACCACGCCGCCCGGCTCCAGGAGGTCCTGGGCTCCCCCGCCGAGCCGACCCCGCTGGCCGAGGCGCAGCTCGCCCACTGGCGGGAGGCACTGGCCGGGCTGCCGGACCAGCTGGAGCTGCCCACCGACCGGCCCCGCCCGCCCGTGGCCACCTCGGCCGGTGACACCGTGCCGTTCGCGCTCGACGCGGCCACCCACGAGGCGCTGCGCCGGCTGGCCCGGGAGCACGGGGCGACGGTCTTCATGACCGTCCAGGCCGGTCTCGCCGCCGTGCTGACCCGGCACGGCTGCGGCACCGACATCCCCCTCGGCACCCCCGTGGCGGGGCGCGACGACGACACCACGGCCGGGCTCGTCGGCTTCTTCACCAACACCGTGGTGCTGCGCACCGACACCTCCGGCGACCCCGGCTTCGGGGTCCTGCTGGACCGGGTGCGGGCCACGACGCTCGCTGCCTACGAGCACGACGCGCTCCCCTTCGACCACCTGGTTGAAGCGCTGAACCCGCCGCGCTCGCTGGCCCGGCACCCGCTGTTCCAGGTGATGCTGGCCTGGCAGTCGATCGCGGACGGCCCCGCCGCCTTCGGCCCGGACGCCACCGCGCGGCTCGCCGCCGTACCGTCGGGCACCGCCAAGTTCGATCTGACGCTGAACGCGGGCGAGCTGGCCGGGGGCGGGATCGCCGGGTTCCTGGAGTTCCGCACGGACCTCTTCGACCGAACGACCGCCCAGGCGCTCGCGGACCGGCTGGCCCGGCTGCTGACCGCCGCCGCCACGGAGCCGGAGACCCCGGTGGGGCTGCTGCCGGTGCTCGGTGCGGACGAGGTGCACCGCGCCCTGGTCGAGGCCAACGGCGTGCCCGCCGACCGGCCGGTGCCGCTGACGCTCGCGGAGGTCTACGAGGTGGCGGCCCGCCGTCACCCGGAGCGGGTGGCCGTGAGCTGTGCGGGCGATTCACTGACGTACGCTCAACTTTCCTCCCGTGCCCAGTCGTTGGCGCGGCTGCTGGCGGCCCGTGACATCGGCCCCGGCTCCATCGTGGCGCTGGCTCTGCCGCGCTCGCTGGACCTGGTGGCGGGGCTGCTGGCGGTGTCGCTGTCGGGGGCCGCGTATCTGCCGATGGACCCGGACTACCCGGCGGACCGGCTGGCGTACATGCTGGCGGACGCCCGGCCGGCCGCGCTGATCACCGACGCGGCGACGGCGGACCGACTGCCCGCGCACGACCTGCCGCTGATCACGGTGGACGAGGCGGCGGGCTTCCCCGACGGGCCGCTGAGCCAGTCGGACCGGACGCGGCCGCTGAGCCCGCAGGACCCGGCGTACGTCATCTACACCTCGGGTTCCACCGGCCGCCCCAAGGGCGTCGTCGTCACGCAGCACAATGTGACGCGGCTGATGACGGCGACCGAGCACTGGTTCGCCTTCGGCCCCGAGGACGTGTGGACGCTGTTCCACTCCTACGCCTTCGACTTCTCGGTCTGGGAGCTGTGGGGCGCGCTGCTCTACGGCGGCCGGGTCGTCGTCGTCCCGCATCTGACGAGCCGTGACCCGCAGGCGTTCCTGCGGCTGTTGGCCGACGAGCAGGTGACGGTCCTCAACCAGACGCCGTCCGCCTTCTACCAGCTGGCCGCCGCCGACCGGGAGGCACCGGGGCACGAACTGGCCCTGCGGTACGTGGTGTTCGGCGGGGAGGCGCTGGAGCTGGGGCGGCTCGCGGACTGGTACACCCGGCACGGCGAGAACGCGCCGACGCTGGTCAACATGTACGGCATCACCGAGACCACGGTCCATGTCTCCTACCTGGCGCTCGACCGGGCGACGGCCGCCTCGGCGGTCTCCAGCACCATCGGGGTCAACATCCCCGACCTGCGGGTCTATGTGCTGGACGACCGGCTCCAGCCGGTGCCGCCCGGGGTGACCGGTGAGATGTACGTCGCCGGTCAGGGCGTGGCGCTCGGTTATCTGGGACGGCCCGACCTCACGGCGGGGAGGTTCGTCGCGGACCCGTTCGCGCATCTCTTCGGGGAGAGCGGCACTCGGATGTACCGCTCCGGCGACCTGGCCCGGCGGCGGACCGACGGGGCGCTGGAGTACTTCGGCCGGGGCGACCAGCAGGTGAAGATCCGCGGGTTCCGCGTCGAACCGGGCGAGATCGAGGCCGTGCTGGCCGCGCACCCCGAGGTCGCGGATGTGGCGGTCGTGGTCCGAGAGGACGTCCCGGGCGACAAGCGGCTGGTCGGTTACGTGGTTCCCGCGCCCGGCTCCGAGCCGGTCCCGGCGGCGTTGCGCGAGCACGCGGCCGCCACGCTGCCGGTGCACATGGTGCCCTCGGCCGTGGTGGTGCTGGAGCGGCTGCCGCTGACCGGCAACGGGAAGCTGGACCGCAAGGCGCTGCCCGCGCCGGGGGTTCCGGTGGGCGGGGGCGGCCGGGCGCCGCGCACGGTCCGCGAGGAGCAGCTCTGCTCGATCTTCGCGGAGGTGCTGGGGCTGCCGGCAGCCGGGGTGGAGGACAACTTCTTCGACCTGGGCGGCCATTCGCTGCTGGCGGTGCGGCTCGCGGGCCGGATCAGGTCGGCGTTCGGCATCGAGGTGTCGATCGGCACGGTCTTCCAGGCGCCGACCCCGGCCGCGCTCGACGCGGCGCTGGACGTCTCGCGCGAGGACGATCCGCTGGACGTCCTGCTGCCGCTGCGCCCGGCCCGCCCCGGCGACCGGGCGCCCGTCCACTGCGTGCACCCGGCCGGTGGTCTGAGCTGGTGCTACGCGGGGCTGATCCGCCATCTCCCGGCGGATGTGCCGATCTACGGGCTCCAGGCGCAGGGCGTCGGTGAGGCGACGGCGGACGAGCCGCTGCCGACCACACTGGAGGAGCTGGCCGCCCACTACGCCTCCCGGATCCGCGAGGTACAGCCCGAGGGGCCCTACCGGCTGCTCGGCTGGTCGACCGGCGGGATCATCGCCCACGCCATCGCGGCGGTGCTCCAGGAGGCGGGCCAGGAGGTCGAGTTGCTGGCGATCCTGGACGCGTACCCCGCCGAGGGGTTCCGGGACCTGCCGGTGCCCGATCAGGCGGAGGCGCTCGAATCGCTGCTCACCATGGGCGGTTACGGCCCCGAGAGCCTCGGCGACAAGGAGCTGACGACGGCCAACGTGGTGGAGGTGCTGCGCCGCGAGGGCTCCCCGCTGGCCGCGCTCTCCGCCGCGAAGATCGAGGCGCTGGGCGAGGTGTACCTCAACACCAACGACCTCGTACGCGCCTACGACCACCGGGTGTTCCAGGGCGATGTGCTGTTCTTCCGGGCCACGGTGGACACCATCGACGACACCCTGACGCCGGAGACCTGGACCCCGTACGTGAGCGGGCGCATCGACAACACGAACGTCGCCTGCTCGCACAAGGACATGACCCTGCCCGAACCGATCGCGCACATCGCGCGCGTGGTCGCCGACCGACTGACCGAGCTGGAGAAGTGA
- a CDS encoding amidohydrolase: MTAAGTDPSAPQADERADERLDALKAAVRDTVMKNAEALVALSRRIHADPETAFEEHRSAALCAQLLAARGFEVTAPAHGLETAFRATIGSGPVTVAIACEYDALPGLGHACGHNLIAAAGVGAALGLAPYADELGLTVRVIGTPAEERGAGKALLLEAGAFDGVDAAMMVHPCPFELADFRSFALGTLDVTYTGRSAHPSLNPHEGRNAADALTVAQVALGLLRQQLPPQWRVHGITTAAGTSPNVIPERATATYEIRALAAEDLRELRQRVEDCFRAGALATGCEVTLEQPEPDYLDFRGDAELLRLWTANARVLGRAESVERPPFACTDMGNVSHVVPSIHPVLDISGGACGPHELEFVAAAVSPAAEQALLDGAVGMAWTAADLAAARTAGAAGAEAAPTV, encoded by the coding sequence ATGACCGCAGCCGGAACCGACCCCTCCGCGCCGCAGGCCGACGAGAGGGCCGACGAACGGCTGGACGCCCTGAAAGCGGCCGTCCGGGACACGGTCATGAAGAACGCCGAGGCGCTGGTCGCCCTCAGCCGGCGCATCCACGCCGACCCCGAGACGGCCTTCGAGGAGCACCGCTCCGCCGCGCTCTGCGCCCAGCTCCTGGCCGCGCGCGGCTTCGAGGTCACCGCGCCCGCCCACGGCCTGGAGACGGCCTTCCGGGCCACCATCGGCTCGGGCCCCGTCACCGTCGCCATCGCCTGCGAGTACGACGCGCTGCCCGGCCTCGGCCACGCCTGCGGCCACAACCTCATAGCCGCCGCCGGGGTCGGCGCCGCCCTCGGCCTCGCCCCGTACGCGGACGAACTCGGCCTGACCGTCCGGGTGATCGGCACCCCCGCCGAGGAGCGCGGCGCGGGCAAGGCGCTGCTCCTGGAGGCCGGGGCGTTCGACGGCGTGGACGCCGCGATGATGGTCCACCCCTGCCCCTTCGAGCTGGCCGACTTCCGTTCGTTCGCCCTCGGCACCCTGGACGTCACCTACACCGGCCGCTCCGCCCACCCCAGCCTCAACCCGCACGAGGGCCGCAACGCCGCCGACGCGCTCACGGTCGCCCAGGTCGCCCTGGGGCTGCTGCGCCAGCAACTGCCGCCCCAGTGGCGGGTGCACGGCATCACCACGGCGGCCGGGACCTCGCCCAACGTGATACCCGAGCGGGCCACCGCCACCTACGAGATCCGCGCGCTGGCCGCCGAGGACCTGCGCGAGCTGCGGCAGCGCGTCGAGGACTGCTTCCGGGCCGGTGCGCTCGCCACAGGGTGCGAAGTGACCCTGGAGCAGCCGGAGCCCGACTACCTCGACTTCCGGGGCGACGCAGAGCTGCTGCGGCTCTGGACCGCCAACGCCCGGGTGCTCGGCCGCGCCGAGTCCGTGGAACGCCCGCCCTTCGCCTGTACGGACATGGGCAACGTCTCGCACGTGGTGCCGTCCATCCACCCGGTCCTCGACATCAGCGGTGGGGCCTGCGGCCCGCACGAGCTCGAGTTCGTCGCCGCCGCGGTCTCCCCGGCGGCCGAACAGGCCCTGCTGGACGGTGCGGTGGGGATGGCCTGGACGGCGGCGGACCTCGCGGCGGCCCGTACGGCAGGTGCGGCGGGCGCGGAAGCCGCCCCCACCGTCTGA